A DNA window from Rossellomorea marisflavi contains the following coding sequences:
- the ilvA gene encoding threonine ammonia-lyase IlvA: protein MDQTQQKSQTVLVEDIMIANQRIKDVVLHTPLQFNSLLSDKYGCNVYLKREDLQVVRSFKIRGAYNRIKKLSEEELQNGIACASAGNHAQGVAHSCHLLRSHGKIFMPTTTPKQKVDQVKFFGGEHVEVVLTGDTFDDAYEKAILCSEQENRTFIHPYDNEDVIAGQGTVAVEILNDCSEQIDYLFVPVGGGGLAAGMGTFLKSVSPDTLVIGAEPSGAAAMNECLTQGKHVTLSDIDPFVDGAAVKNVGEITYRICREVLDDLLVVPEGKVCSTLLELYNRNAIVAEPTGSLSLAALDQYADQIKGKNVVCVVSGGNNDIGRMQEIKERSMIFEGLQHYFIVHFPQRAGALREFLDEVLGPHDDINRFEYTKKNNKESGPALVGIELKHREDYPGLLDRMNQKGFAYQCVNQDKTLFQLLV, encoded by the coding sequence ATGGATCAAACACAGCAAAAGAGTCAAACCGTATTGGTGGAAGACATCATGATCGCCAATCAGCGCATCAAAGACGTAGTGCTTCATACACCTTTGCAGTTCAATTCTCTGCTATCGGATAAATATGGGTGTAACGTATATCTGAAACGGGAAGATCTTCAAGTCGTGCGATCATTCAAAATCCGTGGTGCCTATAATCGCATCAAAAAACTGTCTGAAGAGGAACTTCAAAACGGGATTGCCTGTGCGAGCGCCGGAAACCATGCCCAGGGAGTCGCCCATTCCTGTCACCTATTACGAAGCCACGGAAAGATCTTCATGCCGACCACGACCCCTAAGCAAAAAGTGGATCAAGTGAAGTTCTTCGGCGGAGAACATGTGGAAGTGGTCTTGACAGGTGATACATTCGATGATGCTTATGAAAAAGCCATTCTATGCAGCGAACAAGAAAATCGGACGTTCATTCATCCCTATGACAATGAAGATGTGATTGCTGGCCAAGGGACAGTGGCAGTAGAAATCCTCAATGATTGCAGCGAACAGATCGATTACCTGTTCGTTCCGGTCGGTGGAGGCGGGTTGGCTGCGGGAATGGGGACGTTCCTGAAGAGTGTTTCGCCCGATACGTTGGTGATCGGTGCTGAACCATCGGGCGCTGCCGCCATGAACGAGTGCCTGACCCAGGGCAAGCATGTCACCCTTTCGGATATCGATCCCTTTGTAGACGGTGCCGCAGTTAAGAATGTAGGTGAAATCACCTACAGGATCTGCCGGGAGGTATTAGATGATCTGCTTGTGGTACCTGAAGGCAAGGTATGTTCCACCCTCCTCGAACTCTATAATCGCAATGCGATCGTTGCAGAGCCTACTGGTTCGCTCTCCCTCGCAGCCCTCGATCAGTATGCCGATCAGATCAAGGGGAAAAACGTGGTATGTGTCGTGAGCGGCGGCAATAATGACATCGGCAGAATGCAGGAAATCAAGGAACGATCGATGATCTTTGAAGGATTGCAGCATTATTTCATCGTTCATTTCCCCCAAAGGGCCGGAGCCCTCAGGGAATTCCTCGATGAGGTGCTTGGACCTCATGACGACATCAACCGCTTTGAGTATACGAAGAAAAACAACAAAGAGAGCGGACCCGCACTCGTTGGAATCGAACTCAAGCATAGGGAAGATTACCCCGGACTACTTGACCGGATGAATCAAAAAGGATTTGCGTATCAATGTGTCAATCAGGATAAGACGTTGTTTCAATTATTGGTGTAA
- the fabG gene encoding 3-oxoacyl-ACP reductase FabG, with translation MTNIKRVAIVTGGAKGIGKAVGERLAQEGYQVAVLDTDDAALRLMGEDARGGEPLLRVTDISKPDDVKGAVAEIVGRFGRIDILVNNAGVIRDNLLYKMSDGDWDTVMDVHLKGAFLMTREVQTFMVQQKYGRIINVSSTSALGNRGQANYSTAKAGLQGLTKTLAIELGPYGITANAVAPGFIETDMTRQTAERMGVPFDELVSMSINQIPARRSGQPEDIANAVAFFADERSSYVNGQILYISGGPVS, from the coding sequence GTGACCAATATAAAAAGGGTGGCCATCGTCACCGGTGGAGCTAAAGGAATCGGAAAGGCTGTTGGGGAAAGGCTTGCACAGGAAGGATATCAGGTTGCAGTACTGGACACGGATGACGCAGCCCTTCGATTGATGGGGGAAGACGCACGAGGGGGTGAACCACTTCTGAGAGTCACGGATATTTCCAAACCGGATGATGTAAAGGGAGCCGTGGCGGAAATTGTTGGACGCTTCGGACGGATTGACATCCTCGTGAACAATGCAGGCGTGATCAGGGACAATCTTCTTTATAAAATGTCCGATGGGGATTGGGATACGGTCATGGACGTCCATCTGAAAGGAGCGTTCCTCATGACGAGGGAGGTCCAAACCTTCATGGTGCAGCAAAAGTACGGGAGGATCATCAATGTATCCTCCACATCTGCATTGGGGAACCGTGGACAGGCGAATTATTCCACTGCCAAAGCCGGCCTTCAGGGGTTGACGAAGACGCTTGCCATCGAGCTCGGTCCTTACGGGATCACCGCAAACGCCGTGGCACCAGGATTCATTGAGACCGATATGACGCGCCAGACCGCCGAGCGTATGGGTGTTCCGTTTGACGAATTGGTCAGCATGAGTATCAATCAAATACCGGCCAGGCGAAGCGGTCAGCCGGAAGATATCGCCAACGCCGTTGCCTTTTTTGCAGATGAACGCTCATCATACGTGAACGGTCAGATCCTGTACATTTCCGGCGGGCCGGTTTCCTAA